The Sinomonas sp. P10A9 genome contains the following window.
CGGCGTATCACCGACCGCAGTTCGCTGTCCCTCGAAGGGACGTGGACGTACGAGTTCGAGCCGGAGGGGTCCGGTACAAGGCTCACGATGGAGAACCGATCCGGCGGCCTGTGGCGGCTCTGGCCCCTCGAACTGCTCCTGGCGCGGGCGACCGCGGCATCCCACGGCCCGGTGTTCGAGAAGGTCAAGGCGAAGCTGGAGTCGGGCCAATAGAGTCGGGCCGGTAGAGTCGCGGCGTGAGCCAACCCGTCCGCATCCCCTACGGCCCGCATCCCGATCAGTGGGGCGACTTGTACCTGCCGTCCCCCGCCGCGCACGACGGCGCGTGGCGCGGCGTCGTCGTCGTGATCCACGGCGGGTACTGGCGCGACCGGTACACCGCTGACCTCGGCGCGCCGGTCGCCGAGGATCTCGCCGCGCACGGCTTCGCGGCGTGGAACCTCGAGTACCGGCGCGCCAAGTCTGACCTGCCAGACGGTACCCGCACGGCGGGCGGCGGCGGGTGGCCGACCACGTTCCACGACGTCGCCGCCGGGATCGACCGCCTCGACGATATCGCGGGCCTGGGTGCGCTCACGGATGACGACGCCGCGCGCCTCGGGCGGCTCGTCGCGGCGGGGCAGGTGGTCGGTCTGGGCCATTCGGCGGGAGGCCATCTGGCGGTGTGGGCCGCCGGACGCCACCGGCTCCCACCTGACGCGCCGGGCGCCCCCGCGAAAGGCGGGCGGCCCCGGGTGCCGTTGCGCGGCGTCGTGAGCCAGGCGGGGGTGCTGAGCCTCGCAGCGGCAGACGAGCTGGGGCTGAGCAACCATGCCGCGCGGAATCTCATGGGCGGATCGTCAGCAGACTCGCCCGAGCTCGCGCGGGCCTTCGCCCTCGCAGACCCGCAGCGGGCGCTGCCCATCGGCGTGCCGGTCCACGCCGTGCACTCCCCCAACGACGACGCCGTCCCGTTCGCGCTGTCCGCGGGCTACGTCGCCGAGGCCCGCGCTGCCGGCGACCCTGCGCTGCTGCACGAGACCACCGGCGACCACGTCGCCATCATCGACCCCGCCCACGAGGCGTACCGCCTGTGCCGACGGCTCGTGGGCGAGCTCCTTGACTCCCAGCAACTTCCCAGTATCTGAACGTAGCCTCCACGCCATTGGGGGGCGCAGTGGCTCCCGCCTGCCGCAGAGGAGCCCGCCGCATGTCCCACGAGCCGCCGTTCATCCCCGTGCCGCCTACCTACCCGTCGGCGCACTACCCGTTGCCGCAGCACCCTGTGGCGATGCAGCTCCGGCCCGAGGACGCTGGAAAGTCCGAGCGCTGGCGGCTCGTCCTGGGCTGCTCGGCGGCGATCCTCGCCCTGCTCGCCGGGTACTACGCCTACCTGAACATCGCAGGCGTCATGCGCGCAGTCGGTTCAATCCAAGGCCGAGGGGGCACCGTGGCGCCCGGCTCGCTGGCCGTCGCCCTCGCAATCATCGGAGCCTACTGCCTCATGGCGCTCGGGTACGCGGCGGTCGGGACATGGAACATCGTGCAGCGGCGGAGCACCGCGCGGGCGCCCCTCGTGACTGCAATCGTGGTGGGCTCGATCGGACTGGTGCTGACCCTCGCCGAGGTCATCACATCCGGGATCGCGGGACACCCCACCCATATCGCAGGAATCGGGCTGAGCGCGCTCATCATCGGG
Protein-coding sequences here:
- a CDS encoding alpha/beta hydrolase, whose product is MSQPVRIPYGPHPDQWGDLYLPSPAAHDGAWRGVVVVIHGGYWRDRYTADLGAPVAEDLAAHGFAAWNLEYRRAKSDLPDGTRTAGGGGWPTTFHDVAAGIDRLDDIAGLGALTDDDAARLGRLVAAGQVVGLGHSAGGHLAVWAAGRHRLPPDAPGAPAKGGRPRVPLRGVVSQAGVLSLAAADELGLSNHAARNLMGGSSADSPELARAFALADPQRALPIGVPVHAVHSPNDDAVPFALSAGYVAEARAAGDPALLHETTGDHVAIIDPAHEAYRLCRRLVGELLDSQQLPSI